The Dehalococcoidia bacterium nucleotide sequence CCCCGACCGCCGCCGCCAGCTGCCGCCTTCACCAGGATGGGGAAGCCGATGCGCGTGGCCGCCTCTTCTATCTCCTCCTGCTCCGACAGCTCCTCGGTGCCGGGCACCACCGGCACGCCAGCCTCCTGCATGAGCTGTCGCGCCCGCAGCTTGTCGCCCATGGAGCGGATGACCTGGGGCGACGGCCCGATGAAGGTGATGCCGTTGTCCTCACAGGCCTGAGCGAAGTCGGCGTTCTCGGCCAGGAAGCCATAGCCGGGGTGGACGGCGTCCACCTTGGCCTTCCTGGCCACCTCGATGATGCGGCCGATATTGAGGTAGCTCTCGCGGGCAGGAGGCGGGCCGATGCAATAGGCCTCGTCGGCGTGGCGGACGTGCAGATCGTTGCGGTCGGCCTCCGAATAAACGGCTACAGCGCGGATGCCCAGGTCACGGCAGGCCCGGACCACCCGCAGGGCTATCTCGCCCCTGTTGGCTATGAGGATCTTTCGGAACATGCAGTCCTTCTATTCGCCTCCTTAGTTTGGCCTATATGAGGCCTAAAGGCAAGGGCCGCGGGCCTGGCCCTGTAGTGAGGACGGGCACCGGTCTTTCAAATGCCGCGGATGTCCCTGCCTTCGACTCGCCGGACACTGGCAGGAATTTTCCGGCCGGCGCGGACAGCGACGCCCGATGGGTGGGACGGGCCTGGGGGCAGTCGGCCTCAAGGGGCCTGGCGGGCCTCAGCTACCAGCCTCGACAGGAGATCCTCCAGCGGTACTGTGCCCAGGTCTTCGCCAGAGCGGAGGCGCACCGCCACCCCACCGGCCTGGGCCTCCCGGTCTCCCACGATGAGCATGTAGGGCACCTTCTGCAGCTGGGCGTCGCGGATCTTGGCCTGCATCCGCTCCTGGCGGTCATCCACCTCCACCCGCAGGTCGGCCTCCCTCAGACGCTCGGCCACCTGACGGGCATAGGGGAGATGACGGTCGGCGATGGGTATCACCACCGCCTGCACCGGGGCCAGCCAGGTGGGGAAGGCGCCCGCGTAGTGCTCTATGAGCACCCCGAGGAAGCGCTCCATGGAGCCCAGCATGGCCCGGTGGACCATGTAGGGGCGCTGGCGTGAGCCGTCGGCAGCCACGTAGGTCATGTCGAAGCGCTCGGGCAGGTTGAAGTCGAACTGGACGGTGGTGCACTGCCACTCGCGGCCGATGGCGTCCACCAGCTTCACGTCGATCTTGGGGCCATAGAACACAGCGCCGCCCTCGTCCACCTGGTAGCTCAGGCCTCTGTCCTCCACCGCCCTGCGCAGGGTGGCCTCGGCCATCTGCCAGTCCTCCGGGGAGCCGGCGTATTTGCCTTCGGCGTCGCGGGTGGACAGATAGACCCGGAACTCGCGGAAGCCGAAGGCCTCGAAGAACAGCAGCATGAAGTCGAGACAGCCCTCGATCTCCGCCTGAACCTGGTCCGGCCGACAGAATATGTGGGCGTCGTCCTGGGTGAAGCCCCGCACCCGCAGCAGTCCGTGCAGCACCCCCGACCGCTCGTAGCGGTAGACGGTGCCCAGCTCGGCCAGGCGGATGGGCAACTCGCGGTAGCTGCGCACCCGCGACTTGTAGATCTGGATGTGGAAGGGGCAGTTCATGGGCTTCAGGTAATAGGCCTGCCCGTCCACGTCCATGGGCGAGTACATGTTCTCGGCGTAGAAGTCCAGATGCCCCGAGGTCTGCCAGAGGGTGGCACGACCGATATGGGGGGTGTAGACCAGTTCGTAGCCGCGGCGGAAGTGCTCACGCCGCCAGAAGTCCTCGATGATGGTACGGACGCGGGCGCCCTTGGGGTGCCAATAGACCAGCCCCGGCCCGTACTCTTCGTGGAAGCTGAACAGGTCCAGCTCCCGTCCGAGACGACGATGGTCGCGGCGCTGGGCCTCTTCCAGTCGCCGCAGATACTCCTCCAGCTCTTCCTGCGTCTCGAAGAGGGCGCCGTAGATCCGTTGCAGCATGGGACGCCGCTCGTCGCCCCGCCAGTAGGCGCCCGCCACCGACAGCAGCTTGAAGGGCGGCACCTGGCCGGTGCGCTCGACGTGGGGACCCTGGCACAGGTCCACGAAGTCGGCATGACGGTACAGGCTCACCCTGTCGTCCTCTATCTCCTCGATCAGCTCCAGCTTGTAGGTCTGGTCGGCAAAGAGGCGTCGCGCCTCCTCCTTGGATATCTCCTCGTGGACGAAGGGAACATCGGAAGCTATGCGTTCCCGCATGAGCTCCTCGATGCGCGGCAGGTCATCGGGAGTCAGGGGACGCGGCAGGTCGAAGTCGTAGTAGAACCCGGTGTCGATGGGCGGGCCGATGCCCAGCTTGGCGCCTGGAAAGAGCTTCAGCACCGCCTCGGCCATGATGTGGGCGGCCGAGTGGCGCATGCGGTAGAGCCGCTCCTCCTTGGGCAGTTCGTCCAGCTTCGACATGGCCTTCACGCGGCGGCCTAGCGGCCCAGCGCCCGACGTAGGAGTCTACCCTGGACCACCGCGAGGCCCAGCCCCAGGGCAGCCAGGGCCACCAGAATGCCCGTCAGCACCCAATCGCCGCGGGCGGCAGCGAGGGCAGCGAAGGCGACAGCGGCGGCCAGCATGGCCAGGGGCAGGCCCACCAGCCACAGGCGCAGGAGCCGCACGCTGGGAGGCTCCCTTCCCGGAGGCGCCATCGCCTTCCCTGCCTGTCCCACAAACTCAGCGGGCCAGGGGCCACCGCCCTGGCCCGGCGCCGCCTCTCCTGGCTGGTGGGCGGTAGAGGACTCGAACCTCTGACCTCAGCGATGTCAACGCTGCGCTCTGCCCACTGAGCTAACCGCCCACCCGAGGGGAATGGTAGCAACGGCCCGAGGGGGCGGTCAAGGCGAGCCGCGTCCGCTCGAGAATGCCCGCCGGCGCCCAGGCCCCGGAGCGCTCGGGGCTGTCCCCAGCCCGGCGGCACCAGAGGGCTGCGTTCAGCCGCCCGCCAGCTCCCGTCGGTAGGCCTCCAGAGCCTCCCGCACAGCCTGGTCGCTGAGGGAGAGGATGGAGGCGGCCAGCAGGGCAGCGTTGCGGGCGCCGTCGATGCCCACGCAGGCCACAGGCACCCCCGGCGGCATCTGGACGATGGACAGAAGCGAGTCCAGCCCCTGCAGGGCCGACCGCGCCAGGGGAAGGCCGATGACGGGCAGGGTTGTCCAGGCGGCCACCACCCCCGGCAGGTGGGCGGCCATGCCGGCAGCGGCGATGATGACGCCGATGCCCCGTTCACGGGCGCCCTGGGCGAACTGGCGCACCTTCTCGGGGGTGCGGTGGGCCGACATGACGTGCACCTCGCACTCGATGCCCAAGCGCTCCAGCATCTTCTGGGCCTCTTCCACCTGGGGCAGGTCCGACTGGGAGCCGACAACGACAGCTACTTTGGCCATGCCCTGCTCCTCCTGAGTTTCGCTCGCTTGCCTGGCACGTGCACCCTTGCAGCCCTCGCCCGTGCAGCCCGAGGGCCGAGCGTGAGGCCTGCAGCGACCCGGCGGACGGGCAGGTCACATGCAGGCGGCGGCACCGCTGCTAAGGCCGATTCTAACGTCGCCAGGCCGCAGGGTCACGGCCGGCAGGCGCCTACTGCACCTTGGCGT carries:
- the thrS gene encoding threonine--tRNA ligase; the encoded protein is MSKLDELPKEERLYRMRHSAAHIMAEAVLKLFPGAKLGIGPPIDTGFYYDFDLPRPLTPDDLPRIEELMRERIASDVPFVHEEISKEEARRLFADQTYKLELIEEIEDDRVSLYRHADFVDLCQGPHVERTGQVPPFKLLSVAGAYWRGDERRPMLQRIYGALFETQEELEEYLRRLEEAQRRDHRRLGRELDLFSFHEEYGPGLVYWHPKGARVRTIIEDFWRREHFRRGYELVYTPHIGRATLWQTSGHLDFYAENMYSPMDVDGQAYYLKPMNCPFHIQIYKSRVRSYRELPIRLAELGTVYRYERSGVLHGLLRVRGFTQDDAHIFCRPDQVQAEIEGCLDFMLLFFEAFGFREFRVYLSTRDAEGKYAGSPEDWQMAEATLRRAVEDRGLSYQVDEGGAVFYGPKIDVKLVDAIGREWQCTTVQFDFNLPERFDMTYVAADGSRQRPYMVHRAMLGSMERFLGVLIEHYAGAFPTWLAPVQAVVIPIADRHLPYARQVAERLREADLRVEVDDRQERMQAKIRDAQLQKVPYMLIVGDREAQAGGVAVRLRSGEDLGTVPLEDLLSRLVAEARQAP
- the purE gene encoding 5-(carboxyamino)imidazole ribonucleotide mutase, which gives rise to MAKVAVVVGSQSDLPQVEEAQKMLERLGIECEVHVMSAHRTPEKVRQFAQGARERGIGVIIAAAGMAAHLPGVVAAWTTLPVIGLPLARSALQGLDSLLSIVQMPPGVPVACVGIDGARNAALLAASILSLSDQAVREALEAYRRELAGG